One window of Streptomyces sp. FIT100 genomic DNA carries:
- a CDS encoding aminoglycoside phosphotransferase family protein — protein MIAVPEAFARSTVEREGRAGAAWLAELPGIVDELLGRWGCVPDGAVMHGGVGVVVPVRRPVEGTSVLKVSFPHPGNVHEPDAFAAWGGRGAVLLHERDDTRFAMLLERVRTSTLAEVEDADEVVAVAGRISHRLAVPAPPGLPRLRKQADGWEEQLRQDAGELPHALTRRVVDAAVATVHELGRDQPDTLIHGDLHARNILRADREPWLAVDPKGYAGDPAYDGGTLLKTRALTVLEAHDLRKAVHRVLDVFAEAAEVDRARVQRWAQFHAVQAAFWGRRHGFRIARGGSRLARLTEFADRLAELLTERV, from the coding sequence ATGATCGCGGTACCGGAGGCATTCGCGCGGAGCACCGTCGAGCGTGAGGGGCGGGCCGGAGCGGCGTGGCTCGCCGAGCTGCCCGGGATCGTGGACGAGCTGCTGGGGCGTTGGGGGTGTGTCCCGGACGGCGCGGTCATGCACGGGGGTGTCGGGGTCGTCGTTCCCGTGCGACGGCCGGTCGAGGGAACCTCTGTCCTCAAGGTGTCGTTTCCGCATCCCGGCAACGTCCATGAACCGGACGCGTTCGCGGCGTGGGGCGGGCGCGGGGCCGTCCTGCTGCACGAGCGCGACGACACGCGTTTCGCGATGCTCCTGGAACGCGTCCGGACGTCGACCCTGGCGGAGGTCGAGGACGCCGACGAGGTCGTGGCTGTCGCGGGACGGATCAGCCACCGACTGGCCGTCCCCGCGCCGCCCGGCCTGCCCCGGCTGCGGAAACAGGCCGACGGCTGGGAGGAGCAGCTGCGCCAGGACGCCGGGGAGTTGCCCCATGCGCTGACGCGTCGCGTGGTCGACGCCGCCGTTGCCACCGTTCACGAGCTGGGCCGCGACCAGCCGGACACCCTGATCCACGGCGACCTCCACGCCCGGAACATCCTGCGCGCCGACCGTGAGCCATGGCTGGCCGTCGACCCCAAGGGGTACGCGGGAGACCCCGCCTACGACGGCGGCACGCTGCTCAAGACACGCGCGCTGACGGTGCTCGAAGCACACGACCTGCGCAAGGCCGTCCACCGCGTTCTGGACGTCTTCGCCGAAGCCGCGGAAGTCGATCGCGCGCGCGTCCAGCGCTGGGCCCAGTTCCATGCCGTCCAGGCTGCGTTCTGGGGCCGCCGTCACGGATTCCGGATCGCCCGCGGCGGATCGCGGTTGGCCAGGCTCACCGAATTCGCCGACCGCCTGGCCGAGTTGCTCACGGAGCGCGTCTAG
- a CDS encoding DUF6233 domain-containing protein, which produces MSEKVSRLERLHSVREWLVRQLCRTDETVAELERKEAAAAVRASRALPSPEPGWKLSVRRAGGGPAPDPVHGNDCGMAGTSTKVLTREQALRALTEDGVAACPYCRPDNDLGVL; this is translated from the coding sequence GTGTCCGAAAAAGTGTCGCGTCTGGAGCGTCTGCACAGTGTCCGTGAATGGCTCGTCCGGCAGCTGTGCCGCACCGACGAGACCGTCGCGGAGCTGGAGCGGAAGGAGGCGGCGGCGGCCGTACGGGCGTCGCGAGCGCTGCCCTCACCCGAGCCCGGCTGGAAGCTCTCGGTGCGACGGGCGGGCGGCGGGCCCGCGCCGGACCCCGTCCACGGGAACGACTGCGGTATGGCCGGCACGTCCACGAAGGTCCTGACCCGCGAGCAGGCCCTCCGCGCCCTCACCGAGGACGGCGTCGCCGCCTGCCCGTACTGCCGCCCCGACAATGACCTGGGTGTGCTGTGA
- a CDS encoding endonuclease/exonuclease/phosphatase family protein, with the protein MGGRSRWARGRIVASLAVLTAGLLACHSAVPNVLGGAGSLLETFLPWLGPAVALLLVLALLRRSAVALVALLLPAAVWGELFGGMLRAEERGPHDIVVLQHNVSDENADPAGTASALIESAPDLVALEELTPSAMPIYEAALAADYPYRAVEGTVGLWSKYPLSDIRPVDIKPEGIKEEWSRGVRSTARSPWGDIAVYVAHLPSVRVRWNGFSSGRRDESAGLLGAAIAAEQLDRVILLGDLNSTLDDRGLAPVTSRTGSAEGDFAFSWPARLPVARIDHVMTRSATVTDVWTLPATGSDHLPIAAGIELTP; encoded by the coding sequence GTGGGAGGCCGGTCGCGCTGGGCACGCGGGCGGATCGTCGCGTCGCTCGCTGTCCTCACCGCCGGCTTGCTGGCCTGCCACTCGGCTGTGCCCAACGTCCTGGGCGGCGCCGGCAGCCTTCTGGAGACGTTCCTGCCCTGGCTCGGGCCGGCCGTTGCGCTGCTGCTCGTCCTCGCCCTGCTGCGCCGCTCGGCCGTCGCGCTGGTGGCTCTGCTGCTGCCCGCGGCCGTCTGGGGCGAGCTCTTCGGCGGGATGCTGCGGGCCGAGGAACGCGGCCCGCACGACATCGTCGTGCTTCAGCACAACGTCAGTGACGAGAACGCCGACCCTGCGGGCACCGCGAGTGCGCTGATCGAGTCCGCACCGGATCTCGTGGCTCTGGAAGAGCTGACCCCCTCCGCGATGCCGATCTACGAGGCGGCCCTGGCAGCGGACTATCCCTACCGTGCGGTCGAGGGAACCGTCGGGCTCTGGTCGAAGTACCCGCTGTCGGATATCCGGCCGGTGGACATCAAACCGGAGGGGATCAAGGAGGAATGGAGCCGCGGGGTGCGCTCCACGGCACGTTCCCCATGGGGCGACATCGCCGTGTACGTCGCCCACCTGCCCTCGGTCCGCGTCCGATGGAACGGCTTCAGCTCCGGCCGGCGGGACGAAAGCGCCGGACTGCTGGGCGCGGCCATCGCCGCCGAGCAGCTGGACAGGGTGATCCTGCTCGGTGACCTCAACAGCACGCTGGACGATCGAGGGCTGGCCCCGGTCACCTCGCGGACGGGCTCCGCCGAAGGGGACTTCGCCTTCAGCTGGCCCGCACGTCTTCCCGTGGCCCGGATCGACCACGTCATGACCCGCTCGGCGACCGTCACCGACGTATGGACCCTGCCCGCCACCGGCAGCGACCACCTGCCGATCGCCGCCGGCATCGAGCTCACGCCCTAG